AACCAGCGGCCCCAGCGCCATCAGCAGGCCGCTCTGGCGCGGATTAAGATGCAGTCCGGCGGCAAGATAAAAAGGCCCGACGACCAGCGTGGTCATCATCACCGCCGCCACCACCAGGCTGAGCAGCAGCCCACAGGCCAGCGTCCGCTGACGCAACAGCGGATCCAGCTTGCTCGCCGTCATTGACCGGGAGGCCGGCAACCGGTCAGCGTCAGTCATTGCGGCTGAACGGGCTGTGGCTGCCGTGTCTGCTGGCATGAGCGATGCCGGATTTCTGGCTTTCGCGGAATCACTCACCGGCGGCAGACTGTGCCGGATCAGCAGCCACAGCAGCAGGCCGGGAAGCAGATTAATCAAAAACAGCGCCCGCCAGCCAAAGGCCGCCACCAGCACGCCGCCGAACGCCGGCCCCATTGCCGTGCCGAGCGCGGACAGCGACCCCATCACCCCCATCGCCCGCCCGCTGCGTTCGGCCGGAACCACCTGCACCACCAGCGCCAGGCTGTTCACCAGCATCATTGCCCCACCCAGCCCCTGGACCAGGCGCGCGGCAATCAGCCAGCCGAGACGATCGGCCAGCCCGCAGCCCAGTGAGGAAAGCGTAAACAGCAGCACGCCAGCGGCCAGCAGTCGCCGGCGGCCATAGCGATCGCTCAGCCAGCCCATCGCCAGCACGGAGCCGGTCACCGCCAGCAGATAGGTCAGCACCACCCACTGGATCTGGGAAAATGTGGCGTGGAAGAACGCAGCAAGCGTCGGCAGCCCGATACTGGCGATGCTGCTGCTCATTGAGGAAACCAGGGTAGTCAGCCCCAGCGCACAAAGCGCGGCGGAGGATGAAAGTGCTGATTGATAAGAGGTCTGGCTCATGGTTGAAACTCCGGATGATTTTCCCCCAGCCTAAGCCCGCCGCTGATAAGGCGGAAGACGCACCGGTTGCAGGTTATTCGTGCACCTGACGCCATCTCACTCATTCACTGTGCTAACATCAGCGGATGAGCAAACCCGATCTGAACCTGCTGTTTACCCTTAATGCGCTGCTGAGCGAAGGCAGCGTGGCGGCCGCCGCACGTCGCCTGCAGCTCAGCCCCTCGGCCATGAGCCGCTCGCTGGCGCGTCTGAGGCAGGTGACCGGCGATCCGCTGCTGGTGCGCGCCGGGCGCAGGCTGGTGCCAACGCCGCACGCCCTGGAGCTGAATCAGTCCATCGCCCGGCTGGTCGATGAGGCGGAGGCGGCGCTGCGTCCGGCGGCGGCGCTGGATCTGACGCGGCTGGAGAGGATTTTTACCCTGCAGACCCGCGATGGCTTCGTGGAGAATTTCGGCCCGGCGCT
The sequence above is a segment of the Erwinia sp. SLM-02 genome. Coding sequences within it:
- a CDS encoding MFS transporter, producing MSQTSYQSALSSSAALCALGLTTLVSSMSSSIASIGLPTLAAFFHATFSQIQWVVLTYLLAVTGSVLAMGWLSDRYGRRRLLAAGVLLFTLSSLGCGLADRLGWLIAARLVQGLGGAMMLVNSLALVVQVVPAERSGRAMGVMGSLSALGTAMGPAFGGVLVAAFGWRALFLINLLPGLLLWLLIRHSLPPVSDSAKARNPASLMPADTAATARSAAMTDADRLPASRSMTASKLDPLLRQRTLACGLLLSLVVAAVMMTTLVVGPFYLAAGLHLNPRQSGLLMALGPLVAVAAGLPAGQLVDRIGSDRATVFSLLAAAAGCGLLAVLPQTMGRGGYAIGLILLTAGYALFQASNNTALLKGADPARSGLISGMMNLSRNLGFLGGAGLMAAVYAAAGRGLPAVDAASRGLNVTFGLAAGLILLALVAARPWRNPA